In Drosophila nasuta strain 15112-1781.00 chromosome 2R, ASM2355853v1, whole genome shotgun sequence, a single genomic region encodes these proteins:
- the LOC132784190 gene encoding HSPB1-associated protein 1 yields MNAKLRDIILNTNVPLVLKDFPVNWECFDGSLKDWCTRFDKDASDLPTFESMVIADCETPQWERKRKRFDMSMQQFLNEYSKTEDNKKPKFDWAAYQYKRTDELPPSCWQGIDFKRFGFAEHQNDFSLWLGSKHANTPCHYDTYGINIVVQVYGSKSWLLFPPETALQSTRIPYEESSVYCLENFYAPAPNKLSHYEKFQAQAYHCVLNAGDVLIVPRHWWHYVEADEMSLSINYWVPLKTDLDFTLDELIVKHIIESFVKGESDQLKKYLLNPNQLEEIVEKASSLFSLFESAVHNQTTESKRKLWDAEYMNQNEVTQVISSIGIRVRALDVMSKEAYNLLLQNNSMRHEAPKDPTLATTSNLESNVISSTLELLINSMCAPRCIAGVKRELFRRLGNSENL; encoded by the coding sequence ACTTTCCCGTGAACTGGGAATGTTTCGACGGATCGCTAAAAGATTGGTGCACCCGCTTCGACAAGGATGCCTCGGATCTACCCACATTTGAGAGCATGGTCATCGCAGACTGTGAAACACCCCAATGGGAACGCAAACGAAAACGCTTTGACATGTCCATGCAGCAATTCCTCAACGAGTATTCCAAGACCGAAGACAATAAGAAGCCCAAATTCGATTGGGCGGCTTATCAATACAAACGTACCGATGAGCTGCCTCCGAGCTGCTGGCAGGGCATCGATTTTAAGCGTTTCGGATTTGCCGAACATCAGAACGATTTCAGCTTGTGGCTGGGCTCCAAGCATGCCAATACACCCTGCCATTATGACACCTATGGCATCAATATAGTGGTCCAAGTGTACGGTAGTAAATCCTGGTTGCTATTCCCTCCAGAAACAGCGCTCCAAAGCACACGTATTCCTTACGAAGAGTCCAGCGTCTACTGCTTGGAGAATTTCTATGCTCCCGCTCCCAACAAGTTGAGCCACTACGAAAAGTTCCAAGCACAGGCCTATCATTGTGTGCTGAACGCTGGCGATGTGTTGATAGTGCCACGTCATTGGTGGCACTATGTGGAGGCAGACGAGATGTCACTAAGCATTAACTATTGGGTGCCGCTTAAGACTGACTTGGATTTCACACTGGACGAGTTAATAGTGAAGCATATCATCGAGAGCTTCGTCAAAGGCGAAAGTGACCAGCTAAAGAAGTATCTGTTGAATCCCAACCAACTCGAGGAAATTGTCGAGAAAGCCAGTTCGCTCTTCAGCCTCTTCGAGAGCGCCGTTCACAATCAGACCACCGAAAGCAAACGCAAACTGTGGGATGCCGAGTACATGAATCAAAACGAAGTTACCCAGGTCATCAGTAGCATTGGGATACGAGTGCGAGCACTGGATGTGATGTCCAAGGAGGCATATAATCTGCTGTTACAGAATAATTCTATGCGACACGAAGCACCCAAAGACCCAACACTCGCCACAACCAGCAATTTGGAGAGCAACGTCATTAGCTCAACGCTGGAACTACTTATCAATAGTATGTGTGCACCACGTTGCATTGCGGGCGTTAAACGGGAATTGTTTCGAAGATTGGGAAACAGCGAAAACTTATAG
- the LOC132785134 gene encoding odorant receptor 59b-like, protein MAKEAFFKYIKPAPLTQKVTTRDGCVYMYRVMKFIGWIPPKKGPIFLRGLYYFYSFFTFTFGVIYLPLGFALSYLNEFDKFTPDEFLTSLQVALNAYGGAVKSSITYINLWRLRKVENILDELDERVDSDAARKKLHKSVALSNFVFLFFTIVYNGYTGSTFLAYLASGRPPWSVYNPFIDWRDSLLNLFIQANFEYLIMSWAVIQDQLSDTYLLVFIILIRGHFNLLMGRVQNLRTDPNKSDDENYEDLVNCINDHKKILECCKLLRPMISGTIFVQFGLIGSVLGLTLINIFFFSNLWRGLASCVFVLAVLCQTFPFCYNCNLLIDECQELGVRIFQSNWIDAPARYKSTLIQFMHHVQQPIMFMAGGIIPITMNSNITVAKFAFSIITVVREMNLAEQFK, encoded by the exons ATGGCGAAGGAAGCATTCTTCAAGTACATCAAGCCAGCACCGCTGACTCAGAAAGTGACAACTCGAGATGGCTGCGTCTACATGTATCGTGTGATGAAATTCATTGGCTGGATTCCGCCTAAGAAAGGTCCTATTTTCTTGCGGGGTCTCTACTACTTCTACAGCTTTTTCACCTTTACATTTGGAGTTATTTATCTGCCTCTTGGATTCGCACTGAGCTACTTAAACGAGTTCGACAAATTTACACCCGATGAGTTTCTTACCTCGTTGCAAGTCGCCTTAAATGCATATGGAGGAGCAGTAAAAAGCAGCATTACTTACATTAATCTGTGGCGTCTTCGGAAAGtcgaaaatattttagatGAATTGGATGAACGCGTAGACTCGGATGCGGCTCGTAAGAAGTTACACAAATCTGTGGCTTTGAGCAACTTTGTGTTTCTATTCTTTACAATTGTCTATAATGGTTATACTGGATCTACTTTTCTGGCTTATTTGGCCAGTGGTAGACCACCTTGGTCAGTGTACAATCCATTCATAGATTGGCGCGACAGTCTGTTAAATCTGTTCATACAGGCAAACTTCGAATACCTCATCATGTCCTGGGCCGTAATACAGGATCAACTGTCTGATACATATTTGCTcgtgtttattattttgattcgTGGTCACTTTAATCTGTTAATGGGTCGCGTTCAAAATCTGCGCACCGACCCCAATAAGTCAGACGATGAAAACTACGAGGATCTGGTAAACTGCATCAATGATCACAAAAAGATTTTAGA ATGCTGCAAACTACTTCGTCCAATGATATCGGGCACTATTTTTGTGCAGTTTGGATTAATTGGATCTGTTTTGGGATtgacattaattaatatattcttCTTTTCCAATTTGTGGCGTGGTTTAGCCTCATGTGTTTTCGTTCTTGCTGTACTGTGTCAGACATTTCCCTTCTGctacaattgcaatttgctaATTGACGAGTGCCAGGAACTTGGAGTTCGTATATTCCAGTCAAATTGGATCGATGCTCCGGCCCGATATAAAAGCACTCTGATTCAATTTATGCATCATGTCCAGCAGCCAATCATGTTCATGGCTGGCGGAATTATTCCTATCACCATGAACAGCAATATCACA GTGGCCAAGTTTGCATTCAGTATTATTACCGTAGTGCGGGAGATGAATCTTGCTGAACAGTTTAAGTAA
- the LOC132784189 gene encoding programmed cell death 6-interacting protein: MSKLLAIPLKKPSEVDVVKPLNNLIQSTYNGASAEEKSQYAEAVNDFSKQRNTAIWKFFEKYEASLEVVYAYYDQICALETKIAASELQIPFKWKDAFDKGSIFGGKISLTHTSILFEKVCVLFNIAALQSSVAASQHLDTDEGLKLAIKLLQQSAGIFQYLKGATPAAVPSEPTPDLSQDTLIVLQALMVAQAQEVFILKAIKDNMKDQIIAKLCCQGEEFYADVLRAMQKESVRNVWEKEWIPTVAGKQAGLHALTQLYQSLACRAAKKIGEEIARLRNAIELFKAAQTRGGNESYLDEYFSRAKRNLAESTKDNEFIYNEMIPELSTLASPGKAQLAKPLPIGVPMASNFKDIFTNLVPVELHRALTASDMRKNEIVNGEIMKLRESTQTLNAVLASLNLPAAVEATDSNSGLPPSLREKATEVREKGGIENIQTMLKDLPELLNRNREILDETERLLDEERDSDNQLRAQFKERWTRISSDKLTEMFRTNSKKYREVINNAIEADKVVRQKFEANQKGIELLSLPPEQIQQSLPSASGSVDQSCSSVQRLKQLMEAVDTIKAERDAVESELKSATFNMKDEFLHALQKDGAIDEPALSLARIGQTLSPLQAQVKESVERQQTLVADIQNAHGAFVSETGNCGSSRDKLYQELATAYDSYIELSGNLQEGTKFYNDLTQLLVVFQNKISDFVFARKTEKEELLKDLTTESSRQAPPATPALPSHYASTSGSGSDIPSTPASAPGAPPAMAPQQVPYPAQVHMPVPYGASANVPYPTYVPPPMPQSFNPYATLPYPGNYQYAGGFPQGPPPGSYGTYPGSYANQHGGYPNQKPPGW; the protein is encoded by the exons atgtcaaaattatTGGCTATTCCGTTGAAAAAGCCATCCGAAGTGGATGTAGTGAAGCCTCTGAACAATTTGATACAAAGCACCTACAATGGTGCTTCAGCGGAGGAGAAGTCGCAGTATGCTGAGGCAGTAAATGACTTTTCAAAGCAACGCAATACGGCGATTTGGAAGTTCTTCGAGAAGTATGAGGCTTCGCTGGAAGTCGTTTATGC ctACTACGATCAGATATGTGCACTGGAAACAAAAATTGCTGCCAGTGAGCTGCAAATACCGTTCAAGTGGAAAGATGCCTTCGACAAGGGCTCAATTTTCGGTGGCAAAATAAGCTTGA CTCATACCTCTATTCTGTTCGAGAAGGTATGTGTACTATTCAACATTGCTGCCTTGCAAAGCAGTGTCGCTGCCAGCCAGCACCTGGACACAGACGAGGGCCTCAAACTCGCCATTAAGCTGCTGCAGCAGAGTGCAGGCATCTTTCAGTACCTGAAAGGTGCCACGCCCGCCGCAGTGCCATCGGAGCCTACTCCGGACTTAAGCCAGGACACGCTGATTGTGCTGCAGGCATTGATGGTGGCCCAAGCTCAGGAAGTATTCATCCTCAAGGCCATTAAAG ATAATATGAAGGATCAGATCATTGCCAAGCTGTGCTGTCAGGGCGAAGAGTTCTATGCGGATGTGCTGCGTGCTATGCAAAAGGAGTCGGTGCGCAATGTTTGGGAGAAGGAATGGATACCCACAGTAGCTGGCAAACAGGCTGGTCTGCATGCACTCACCCAGCTCTATCAGAGCTTGGCTTGCCGTGCGGCCAAGAAGATTGGCGAGGAGATTGCCCGCCTGCGCAATGCCATCGAACTGTTCAAGGCGGCACAAACACGTGGCGGCAACGAGAGCTACTTGGATGAGTATTTCAGTCGTGCAAAGCGCAATCTGGCCGAGTCCACCAAGGACAATGAGTTCATCTACAATGAAATGATACCGGAGCTCAGCACTTTGGCCTCGCCTGGCAAAGCGCAGTTAGCAAAGCCGCTCCCGATTGGAGTCCCCATGGCTAGCAACTTTAAGGACATCTTCACCAATCTGGTGCCTGTTGAACTGCACCGTGCTCTGACTGCATCGGATATGCGTAAGAACGAGATTGTCAATGGCGAAATCATGAAGTTGCGAGAATCTACGCAAACTTTGAATGCTGTGTTGGCTAGCCTTAATTTGCCGGCTGCTGTTGAGGCCACAGATAGCAACAGTGGCTTGCCACCATCGTTGCGCGAGAAGGCGACCGAGGTGCGTGAGAAGGGCGGCATTGAGAATATACAGACCATGTTGAAGGATTTGCCCGAGTTGCTCAATCGCAATCGTGAGATTCTCGATGAGACCGAACGGTTGTTGGATGAGGAACGCGATTCGGACAATCAGTTGCGTGCTCAGTTTAAGGAGCGCTGGACTCGCATTAGTTCTGATAAGCTGACGGAAATGTTCCGCACCAATTCAAAGAAATATCGCGAGGTGATCAACAATGCCATCGAGGCCGATAAGGTGGTACGTCAGAAGTTCGAGGCCAATCAAAAGGGCATCGAGCTGCTCTCACTGCCGCCCGAACAAATACAGCAGTCATTGCCCTCGGCCAGTGGCAGTGTGGATCAAAGCTGCTCTAGTGTGCAGCGTTTGAAGCAACTAATGGAAGCTGTGGATACCATTAAGGCAGAACGCGATGCTGTCGAATCCGAACTCAAATCGGCCACGTTCAACATGAAGGATGAGTTCTTGCATGCCCTGCAAAAGGATGGAGCCATTGATGAGCCCGCCTTGTCTCTAGCACGCATTGGCCAGACCTTGAGTCCATTGCAGGCTCAAGTGAAGGAGAGCGTGGAGCGTCAGCAAACTTTGGTGGCGGACATTCAAAATGCGCACGGCGCCTTCGTCTCCGAGACGGGCAATTGTGGCAGCTCACGCGATAAGCTGTATCAGGAGTTGGCCACGGCATATGATAGCTACATCGAGTTGTCGGGCAATCTGCAGGAGGGCACCAAATTCTACAATGACCTCACACAGCTGCTCGTTGTTTTCCAGAACAAAATCAGTGATTTTGTGTTTGCACGCAAAACCGAGAAGGAAGAATTGCTCAAGGATCTGACCACAGAATCCAGCCGCCAGGCTCCACCAGCCACACCGGCATTGCCATCACATTACGCCTCCACCTCGGGCAGTGGCAGCG ACATTCCAAGCACACCTGCTAGTGCTCCAGGTGCACCGCCGGCTATGGCACCACAGCAAGTGCCGTATCCAGCCCAAGTGCATATGCCGGTGCCATATGGCGCATCCGCAAATGTGCCGTATCCCACCTACGTGCCACCTCCCATGCCGCAGAGCTTTAATCCCTATGCCACGTTGCCATACCCAGGCA ATTATCAATATGCTGGTGGCTTCCCTCAGGGACCTCCACCAGGCAGCTATGGTACCTATCCCGGCAGTTATGCCAATCAACATGGAGGTTACCCCAACCAGAAGCCACCTGGCTGGTAG
- the LOC132785135 gene encoding odorant receptor 59b-like, which translates to MEKEAFFKYIQPAPDTQKVTSRDGCIYMYRLMKFIGWIPPKTGPIFLRGLYYFYSVLTYTLGVVYLPLGFALSYIKEFDNFTPDEFLTSLQVAINTFGGTVKCSITYINLWRLRKVEIILNELDKRIETDVARKKMHESISLSNYIFLIFTILYNGYAGSTFLSYLASGRPPWSLYNPLIDWHESLLNLVIQANFEYIVMTFAVIQHQLSDTYLVVFIILIRGHFNLLMDRVQNLRTDPNKTDEQNYEDLVNCVKDHKKILECCKILRPMISGTIFVQFGLIGSVLGLTLINIFFFSNLWRGMACCLFVVAVLSETFPFCYNCNLLIDECQELGVRIFQSNWTDAPARYKSTLIQFMHHVQQPIMFIAGGIIPITMNSNITVAKFAFSIITIVKEMNLAEQFK; encoded by the exons ATGGAGAAGGAAGCATTCTTCAAGTATATCCAGCCAGCACCGGACACTCAGAAGGTTACATCTCGAGATGGATGCATTTATATGTATCGTCTGATGAAGTTCATTGGCTGGATTCCACCTAAGACAGGTCCAATTTTCTTGAGAGGTCTCTACTATTTCTACAGCGTTTTAACCTACACACTTGGAGTTGTTTATCTGCCTTTGGGATTCGCTCTTAGCTACATAAAGGAGTTCGACAATTTTACACCCGATGAGTTCCTCACTTCGTTGCAGGTTGCCATCAATACTTTTGGAGGAACAGTAAAGTGTAGCATAACCTATATTAATTTATGGCGCCTTCGTAAAGtcgaaattatattaaatgagCTAGACAAACGTATTGAGACGGATGTGGCTCGTAAGAAAATGCATGAGTCAATATCCCTAAGCAactatatattcttgatcttTACAATACTTTACAACGGATATGCTGGATCCACATTTCTGTCTTATTTGGCCAGTGGCAGACCACCTTGGTCATTGTACAATCCATTGATTGATTGGCATGAAAGTCTACTAAATCTAGTCATACAAGCAAACTTCGAATACATTGTGATGACCTTTGCTGTAATACAACATCAGCTATCTGACACTTATCTGgttgtgtttattattttgattcgAGGCCATTTTAATCTTTTAATGGATCGTGTTCAAAATCTACGCACCGACCCTAATAAGACAGACGAACAAAACTACGAGGATCTGGTTAACTGCGTTAAGGATCACAAAAAGATTTTAGA ATGCTGCAAAATACTTCGTCCAATGATTTCAGGCACTATTTTTGTACAGTTTGGTTTAATTGGGTCTGTCTTGGGATTGACATTAATTAACATATTCTTTTTCTCCAATTTGTGGCGTGGGATGGcctgttgtttgtttgttgttgctgtgttaaGTGAGACATTTCCCTTCTGctacaattgcaatttgctaATTGACGAGTGCCAGGAGCTTGGAGTTCGTATATTCCAGTCAAATTGGACCGATGCTCCGGCCCGATATAAAAGCACTCTGATTCAATTTATGCATCATGTCCAGCAGCCAATCATGTTCATTGCTGGCGGAATTATTCCTATTACCATGAACAGTAATATCACA GTGGCGAAATTCGCATTCAGCATTATTACCATAGTGAAGGAGATGAATCTCGcagaacaatttaaataa